Sequence from the Janthinobacterium lividum genome:
GAGATCCAGTTCAAGTCCTGGCGGCCCAGGTCGGGACGGTAAGCCGTGTCGGCCGAGCTGCCCACGCGCTTGCCATCGACCAGGATCAGCGTGTATTTGTCGGGCAAGCCGCGCAGCTTGATCTTCGACGCCTCGCCTTCAGGGCTGGTGCCGCCCGTCACGCCGGGGATACGGCGCAGCAGCGTGTTCAAGTCATACACGGGCTGGCGTTCGATTTCCTCGCGCGTGATGACGCTGATACTGGCCGGCGCATCCTTGATATCGATGGCCGTGCCCGACGCGGTGACGACCACCGTGTTCATGGTGGGATCGGCGGCCACATTGCCTTCGGCCCAGGCATTGCTGACGGCCAGCGACAGCAGGCAGGGCAGGAGCAGGGCGGCGGAATGAATGGAGCGGGCGGGAGTGGCGACGGGGGCTACGAAGACGGAACTACGCTGGGTCATGATGAACTTTCCGGATATTGTTATTTCCTGGCTGCCTTCCGGGTGGCTCGGGTATAAATGAGTGAAAAGATAATAAATTGCGCTCTCACTCCACTAATGAGAATAAGAATCGTTCTTATTGTAATGCCATGCTGGCAAGAAAGAAAGTACTGAAAGGAAATAAAACACCGTTACCGGACGCGCATCGGCGGTGTGCGGCACCAGCAAGCGTGAGTAATTGTTACCTTGCTGGCATCTGGCGCGGCATGTGCCAATAATGAAAACCGGGCGATGGAAGCGTTGGGAGAGGGCATGAAGCGGATGACAAAAAGCATAGTGGCGCTGGCTTGCGGCATGTCGGTATCGGCTGGCGGCCATGCCTGGGCGCAGCAGCAGGCGCCTGAGTCCTTGCCCGTGTGCCAGCTCGACCCGCGCGACAGCAGCAAGCTGGCGGTGGAACCATGCCGCCCGGCGCCGCCCGTGCAGCCACGCCGTTCCGTGGCGCAGGTGATCGGCCGCATGCCGGCGCAATCCGTGCCGCCCGTCGTGCCCATGGCGCCCCTGCCGCCCAGCCCGGCTGTACCGATGCCGCGCGCGCCGCAGCCCATCGGTTCATGCGATACGGGCGGTTGCCGCGACTCTGCCGGCACGCGCTATAACGGCGCGGGCAATGCCACGCTCGATGCCAACGGGCGCATCTGCCATCGCAACGGCGCTTTCATCCAGTGTTTTTAGCCCTTCCATACGCCAGCGCTGCAAGTTTTCGCTCGGTGCCCGCAAAAATGGCTACAATTGTCGCCGACATTACGTTTACGTAAACGTAATGCACGACACCATGCACTCATCAGGCGCCGGGAACACGGCCCTTATCACTCAGGAGATTTCATGCAGATTCAGGACAATGTATTCATCATCACGGGCGGCGCATCGGGCCTGGGCGCGGCCACGGCGCGCATGCTGACGGCAGCCGGCGGCAAGGTCGTGCTGGCCGACGTGCAGACGGAGGCGGGCCAGGCGCTGGCCGCGGAGTTGAACGGCGTGTTCGTGCAGTGCGACGTGACGTCGGAAGAAGACGGCCTGGCCGTGGTGGCTGCGGCAACCCAACTGGGTACCTTGCGCGGCCTGGTCAACTGCGCCGGCGTGGCGCCGGCCGTGAAAACCGTGGGCAAGGACGGCCCGCATCCGCTGGCCCTGTTCCAGAAGGTTGTCAACATCAACCTGGTGGGTACCTTCAATATGTGCCGCCTGGCGGCCGACGCCATGGCCAAGCAGGAT
This genomic interval carries:
- a CDS encoding 3-hydroxyacyl-CoA dehydrogenase, which gives rise to MQIQDNVFIITGGASGLGAATARMLTAAGGKVVLADVQTEAGQALAAELNGVFVQCDVTSEEDGLAVVAAATQLGTLRGLVNCAGVAPAVKTVGKDGPHPLALFQKVVNINLVGTFNMCRLAADAMAKQDVTVEGERGVIINTASVAAYDGQIGQAAYASSKAAVVGLTLPMARDLSRNGIRVMTVAPGIFETPMLLGMPAEVQDALGKMVPFPSRLGKPGEYAQLVKAIVENVMLNGETIRLDGAIRMQPK